Below is a window of Desulfovibrio desulfuricans DNA.
CTGCGTTGATCCGTATGCCCTGAGGGGCCAGCTCTCTGCTCAGGCTTATGGTTGCCGCCTGTATGGCCGCCTTGGCGCCGCCATATGCCGCAAGCCCGGCTTCTTTGGCAAGGGCGGCGGCTGAAGACAGAAAAATAATTGAAGAACCCTGGCCCATGTTATTGCGCTTGTCGGCAAAGCCTCTTGCCAGCAGCAGGGGCGCATGGACGTGTATATCATAAAGGCTTGCAGCAGCGTTTCTGTCGTACGCGCGCAGGGGCATAACCGCGGCATAGCCCGCGCAACAGACCAGAGCGGTCAGTTTGCCGTATTTTTGACGCAAACCGGCAACCCATTGCGGCAGTGAATCCATATCCTCTTGCAGGTCGCGTGGCTCAATGTGTAAAAATTCTTGATGCGCGCATGAATTTTTCAGGTTCTGGAGCCGGGGCATGTCGCGTCCGCTGGCAATGACGGTAGCTCCCATCTGGTTGCACAGAAGGGCTACAGCCATGCCAATGCCAGAGCTGGCGCCTGTGACAAGAACGCGATTTTCCGGCGTCAGCATGGTCATGCGATTTTGCCTTCCCCAAGGCTCATGAGGTCTGCAACGGTGTTCACGTCTTTGTATTGCGAAAACCGGGTCTTTACCCCAAGTTCTTTGTCAAACAGGGCAATGCACGACATGATTGACAAAGAATCCCATTCCTCCATTCCTGTGAGCTTTGTGTCGGGAGTAATCGGGGTGTCCGTCTGCAAAATATCTTGCAGAGTTGCAAAGAATTTTTTTTGCTCGAGCATTATAATTCCTCCTTGGGAGGGGGGGGCGTTTTTTTTCCTGTAATTTTGTTTTGCCAGTAGGCCAGGTATTCTTGCTGCGTCATGGTATCTGCTGGGGGATCAAAATCAGAAACACCCGTACAGACAATGGTGTCTGTATCCATAATGGCTGATGCCCAGGCAAGCCCTACGCCGAATCCGCACAACATCAGGCGCTGTTTTTTACTGAACTCAATCTCCTGCCACGCATCGCACAACGCTGTTGGTATGGAGGCTGCGGCAGTGTTGCCGAATTTGCTGAAAGCCCCCATTATTGTCTTTTGCTGTGAAAAACCAGCAGCTTCCGCAATCATGGACATGATCTGCTTGTTAGCCTGATGGGGTACAAACCAGTCGATGTCTTCCGCGTTCATGCCTGCCCAGGCGAGTGTTTCAATGATATGCGGCGGAACCGTGTTGACCGTAAAGTCAAAGATGGCGCCGCCATCCATAAAAATGTTTGTCAGTCGCCAGGGCGTGCCGTTGGGGTCGTGCAGATACTCGCAGTATGCGGCATAGTCTTCAACATTTTTGGGCAGGGGCAACCTGTAGCCGCCAGCGGGAATCATCAGGGATTCTGCGCCGCCGCCATCAGAACCCAGAGAGAACCACGACCGCCTCTCGATCTCTGAATACTCCACAATGGTGGCACTGCCTGCATCGCCGAAAACCGGTGTGACTACCCGGTTATCTCTGTCAAGCGTCTGGCACATGCCGTCCCCCACCAGCAAGAGTACCCGTGAGGCTGCCCGGCTTTCCACCAGAGAAAAAGCAAGCCAGAGACCGTAAACGTAGCCGGAACAGCCCTGATTTACGTCAAAAGCTGCACAGTGTTGCGAAAGACCCAGCTTTTTTTGAAGAATGCAGGCCGTCGCGGGCAGTATGTGGTCTGGCCGCTGAGTCAAAAATATGATGGCATCAATTGAAGTACGCTCGATTTTCATATTGCTGAAAAGGATTTCAGCCGCCTGACGGCTCAAATCGGAAGGCGTAATACCAGGTTGAGACACTCGACGGCAATCCATGCCCACTATTTTGGTCATCCGGTTGGCTTTTTTAATATCGCCATTAAAATATTGCAGTTCATCTTCAAGGCGGATTTCGTCTTTGGGAACTACGGTGTGTATGCCGGAAATTTTTGCATGAAAAAATTGTGATTGCGCCATAATCTAACCTTCCAGGCAATGGTTGATGCAGTGCGCTATGCGCTCTACAATTTCTTCCTCCAGCCCCGCATAGAGAGGGAGGCAAAGAACCCTGCGCGCTACGCTTTCTGCCACAGGACACGGCAATGCATTTTTGATGTAGGGCAGCGTGTTCAATGACGGATAAAAGTACCGCCTGGGGAAAATATTATCCTTGGCAAGGGTATGCACAATTCGTTCCAAAATTTTTTCATCATCAAGAATTACGGGGTAATATGCATGATTCCAAATCAGGCCCTGGCGCAGGGCCGGTCGTCGCAACCCCTTGTCTGGCAGAAGGGTATCATACATTGCACTAACAATGCTGCGTTCTGCAATATTTTCACGCACTTTATCAAGAATGCACAAGCCCATTGCGGCATGCAGCTCGGAAAGTTTGGCGTTTATACCAAGCCGGAAGTGCTGATTCCCCTGATGCCCATAGGCGCGCATCAGCAGAAAGGCCTCTCGCGCTTCGTCTGTTTGGGTGACAAGGCAACCGCCTTCTACAGTATTGAACACCTTGGTTGCGTGAAAGCTGCATGCAGCGGCGTCTCCATAGCTTAATAGGCTACGGTTGTTGTACGAAGCGCCAAAAGAATGCGCTGCATCATACAGGACGCGCAGGTCATGATTTTTAGCCAGTGCATCAAGTGAATCTACATCGCAAATATTGCCGTAAATGTGCACTGGAAGAATACCAGCAGTCTCTGGGGTGAGTCTTTCGGCAACACTTTGGGGATCAAGGCAACAGGTTTCCTCGTCGATATCGGCAAATACAACGTTGCAACCTTCCCAGAGCAATGCTGAAAGGGTTGCAACATAGGTAAAGGGTGTCGTGATGACTGTTTTGCCCGCCATGCCAAGTACATGCAGGCCCAGCTGCAAGGCTATGGTGCCGTTGGCGCATACATTGACTCGTGGCGTTTCCAGAAACTGGGCGAGCCGAATCTCCAATTCTTGTGAAAAGGGGCCATGATTTGTCAAATGCTGGGAAGCAAAAATTCGCGAAACATAGGCAGCATATTCTTGCTCTGTTGGCATCAGTGGACGCGTGACGTAACAAGGAGTGTTCATATGAACCCCGATATTTTGCGGGTAAAACTGCTAGCCTTCCCCCATGTAGACGGGGAAAGATAAATTATGTCTAACTTGCATTATTAAGCGAACGCCCACTTTTCGCAAAGGGTATGGGCCTGAAATACACCGCGCCACTTCAGTGGAACATGCTTTTTCTGCCAAGTTTCTTCGCTATAGACACCCTTATTATGTTCTTCTGCTCGTGAGATTCATCATTGGTGGAATGCATATTTGCAAGCCAACGGTCGTCATATCTGCCGATGCCCCATATCCCTCCACGCCATGCAGGGTGATATCCAATTCCTTTTAATTGTCCCAAAACTG
It encodes the following:
- a CDS encoding phosphopantetheine-binding protein, which encodes MLEQKKFFATLQDILQTDTPITPDTKLTGMEEWDSLSIMSCIALFDKELGVKTRFSQYKDVNTVADLMSLGEGKIA
- a CDS encoding 3-oxoacyl-ACP synthase III family protein yields the protein MAQSQFFHAKISGIHTVVPKDEIRLEDELQYFNGDIKKANRMTKIVGMDCRRVSQPGITPSDLSRQAAEILFSNMKIERTSIDAIIFLTQRPDHILPATACILQKKLGLSQHCAAFDVNQGCSGYVYGLWLAFSLVESRAASRVLLLVGDGMCQTLDRDNRVVTPVFGDAGSATIVEYSEIERRSWFSLGSDGGGAESLMIPAGGYRLPLPKNVEDYAAYCEYLHDPNGTPWRLTNIFMDGGAIFDFTVNTVPPHIIETLAWAGMNAEDIDWFVPHQANKQIMSMIAEAAGFSQQKTIMGAFSKFGNTAAASIPTALCDAWQEIEFSKKQRLMLCGFGVGLAWASAIMDTDTIVCTGVSDFDPPADTMTQQEYLAYWQNKITGKKTPPPPKEEL
- a CDS encoding SDR family NAD(P)-dependent oxidoreductase, yielding MTMLTPENRVLVTGASSGIGMAVALLCNQMGATVIASGRDMPRLQNLKNSCAHQEFLHIEPRDLQEDMDSLPQWVAGLRQKYGKLTALVCCAGYAAVMPLRAYDRNAAASLYDIHVHAPLLLARGFADKRNNMGQGSSIIFLSSAAALAKEAGLAAYGGAKAAIQAATISLSRELAPQGIRINAVAPAMVRTPMSEQYFAMLSPDARDQALAAYPLGIGTPEDVAQTIVFLLSDSGKWITGQTVVMDGGRY
- a CDS encoding DegT/DnrJ/EryC1/StrS family aminotransferase yields the protein MNTPCYVTRPLMPTEQEYAAYVSRIFASQHLTNHGPFSQELEIRLAQFLETPRVNVCANGTIALQLGLHVLGMAGKTVITTPFTYVATLSALLWEGCNVVFADIDEETCCLDPQSVAERLTPETAGILPVHIYGNICDVDSLDALAKNHDLRVLYDAAHSFGASYNNRSLLSYGDAAACSFHATKVFNTVEGGCLVTQTDEAREAFLLMRAYGHQGNQHFRLGINAKLSELHAAMGLCILDKVRENIAERSIVSAMYDTLLPDKGLRRPALRQGLIWNHAYYPVILDDEKILERIVHTLAKDNIFPRRYFYPSLNTLPYIKNALPCPVAESVARRVLCLPLYAGLEEEIVERIAHCINHCLEG